Proteins encoded by one window of Pseudomonas sp. PSKL.D1:
- a CDS encoding lipopolysaccharide biosynthesis protein has translation MNTLPSQLNAERGAFSSFEACRNTQKGPVVILASGASAKQFPLGEFAHLPVIAMNGSVSLTAACGVKPFFYVCTDKSFREQQPELFAIALRDSQRLALWPEQFAGGDIPAGTECYPLHKAGNPGMLDGLRGHGDSYVCHRALWSKRARSIAFSKDMSSGYYDARTVAYVALQLAYHLGFEQVLLVGVDLDQTAGRFYEDGSGERSPCGLDQHWDSRILPSLTLMAEQVVNEHFRVYNLSPTSRIPATLIPRIDLAEARRISA, from the coding sequence ATGAACACACTTCCGTCCCAGCTCAACGCTGAACGCGGGGCGTTCTCCAGTTTCGAGGCGTGTCGCAATACTCAAAAAGGGCCGGTGGTTATCCTTGCCTCCGGGGCTTCTGCCAAACAGTTTCCGCTGGGCGAGTTCGCCCACCTGCCGGTGATTGCCATGAACGGTTCGGTGTCATTGACGGCAGCCTGTGGTGTGAAACCGTTCTTTTACGTGTGCACCGACAAGAGCTTTCGCGAACAGCAGCCCGAGCTGTTCGCCATTGCCCTGCGCGACAGCCAGCGCCTGGCGTTATGGCCCGAGCAGTTCGCCGGGGGCGACATTCCTGCTGGCACTGAATGTTACCCACTGCACAAGGCGGGTAACCCAGGCATGCTCGATGGCTTGCGCGGGCACGGTGACAGCTATGTATGCCACCGGGCACTCTGGAGCAAGCGGGCGCGCTCGATTGCGTTCAGCAAAGACATGTCCAGTGGCTATTACGATGCCCGCACCGTCGCCTACGTGGCACTGCAGCTGGCGTATCACCTGGGGTTCGAGCAAGTGCTGCTGGTAGGCGTGGACCTGGACCAGACGGCGGGCCGTTTTTATGAAGACGGCAGCGGCGAGCGTTCCCCTTGCGGCCTGGATCAGCATTGGGACAGCCGCATTTTGCCGTCACTGACGTTGATGGCCGAGCAGGTGGTCAACGAGCATTTTCGCGTATACAACCTGTCGCCGACCTCGCGTATTCCCGCGACGCTCATCCCCCGAATCGACCTTGCCGAAGCGCGCCGCATAAGCGCCTGA
- a CDS encoding methylated-DNA--[protein]-cysteine S-methyltransferase — MPCAFTLMQSPVGTLTLVARGERLAAILWEEERENRVRLGELQRDDEHPVLREAARQLGEYFAGTRRTFNLALDFAGTDFQRQVWAALLTIPFGETRSYSDIARQIGNPSAVRAVGAANGRNPISIIAPCHRVIGASGGLTGFAGGLPAKQYLLALEGRESLALDFQPVS; from the coding sequence ATGCCCTGTGCATTCACCCTGATGCAATCGCCTGTAGGCACCCTGACGCTGGTGGCTCGTGGTGAACGGCTGGCTGCCATTTTGTGGGAAGAGGAGCGCGAAAACCGGGTGCGCCTGGGTGAGTTGCAGCGCGACGATGAGCACCCAGTGCTGCGCGAGGCAGCCCGCCAATTGGGCGAATACTTTGCCGGCACGCGCCGCACGTTCAACCTGGCACTGGATTTTGCCGGTACCGATTTTCAACGCCAGGTGTGGGCGGCATTGCTGACCATTCCGTTCGGTGAAACCCGCAGCTACAGCGATATCGCCCGGCAAATCGGCAACCCCAGCGCGGTGCGTGCCGTGGGCGCTGCGAACGGGCGCAACCCGATTTCGATCATTGCACCGTGCCACCGGGTGATTGGTGCCAGTGGCGGGCTGACAGGCTTTGCCGGTGGATTGCCCGCCAAGCAGTACTTGCTGGCGCTGGAGGGGCGGGAGAGCCTGGCACTGGATTTTCAACCCGTCAGCTGA
- a CDS encoding carbon-nitrogen hydrolase family protein: protein MKLCAVQLASRQGDLQGNLTRHQQCIEQAAAHGAQLVVFPELSLTGYEPTLARQLALPAGSEWLHPLQGQCDRLAITAAVGLPLATARGIQIGMLILRPGQPRQVYAKQRLHADELPFFAPGDQPLVFSQDGLQVAPAICYESMFIEHAEHAKALGAQLYLVSVAKTAKGIREGYEHYPQVARTLAMPVLMANCVGPADTFVGAGGSTAWDDQGNLLATLGEHEEGMLLLDIGACTAVALPLDATAA, encoded by the coding sequence ATGAAACTGTGTGCTGTACAACTGGCATCGCGCCAAGGTGATCTGCAAGGCAACCTCACCCGGCACCAGCAGTGCATCGAACAGGCTGCGGCCCACGGCGCGCAGCTGGTAGTGTTCCCCGAACTGTCGCTGACCGGATACGAGCCTACCCTCGCCCGTCAGCTGGCGTTGCCGGCGGGCTCCGAGTGGCTGCATCCGCTGCAGGGGCAATGTGACAGGCTGGCCATTACGGCTGCAGTCGGGTTACCGCTGGCGACCGCTCGAGGCATCCAGATCGGCATGCTGATCCTGCGCCCCGGGCAACCACGGCAGGTGTATGCCAAGCAACGCCTGCACGCCGATGAACTGCCTTTTTTCGCGCCCGGTGACCAGCCACTGGTCTTCTCCCAGGATGGCCTGCAGGTGGCGCCTGCCATCTGCTACGAATCAATGTTCATCGAGCATGCCGAACACGCGAAAGCGCTGGGTGCGCAGCTGTATCTGGTGAGCGTGGCGAAAACCGCCAAAGGCATCCGCGAAGGCTACGAACATTACCCGCAAGTCGCAAGGACATTGGCCATGCCGGTGCTGATGGCCAACTGCGTCGGGCCGGCCGACACCTTCGTCGGCGCCGGAGGCTCAACAGCATGGGATGACCAGGGCAACCTGTTGGCCACGCTCGGCGAACACGAAGAAGGCATGCTCTTGCTGGATATCGGGGCCTGCACAGCCGTCGCACTGCCGCTGGATGCAACCGCGGCATGA
- a CDS encoding DUF3016 domain-containing protein has product MRNPLMCAVLMALSVNSMAQGAAPAQVEVRFDHPEKFRDASLDSNGYERGADDYVMKTLTQYLQKLGQRYLPPGQQLVIDIRDIDLAGRFEPWHSRAYDVRFMRDITWPSIDLTYTLNQPGKPAVVAQEHVSDKMYLSRPGRAASSNDRLYAEKAMLDEWFRTRFAARPAS; this is encoded by the coding sequence ATGCGTAACCCATTAATGTGTGCCGTGCTCATGGCGCTGTCAGTCAACAGCATGGCACAAGGCGCCGCGCCTGCGCAGGTCGAGGTGCGTTTCGACCACCCGGAAAAATTCCGTGACGCCAGCCTCGACAGCAATGGCTATGAACGGGGCGCGGACGATTACGTGATGAAAACCTTGACCCAGTACTTGCAGAAACTTGGCCAGCGCTACTTACCGCCCGGCCAGCAACTGGTTATCGACATCCGCGACATCGACCTGGCCGGCCGTTTCGAGCCTTGGCACAGCCGGGCTTACGACGTGCGCTTCATGCGTGACATCACCTGGCCCAGCATCGACCTCACCTACACCCTGAACCAGCCCGGTAAACCCGCCGTAGTGGCGCAGGAGCATGTGAGCGACAAGATGTACCTCAGCCGTCCGGGACGCGCCGCCAGCAGCAATGACCGGCTATACGCCGAAAAAGCCATGCTGGACGAATGGTTCCGCACGCGTTTCGCTGCACGCCCGGCCTCCTGA
- a CDS encoding metallophosphoesterase, protein MSRFRRVAANSKGRDLAVGDIHGHFRRLEQCLAAAGFDPRVDRLFSVGDLVDRGPQSEEALAWLAEPWFYAVQGNHEALAVTCLRGGRLDLEMYRSAGGGWFLDLPGWAQERFAGHFAQLPIAMEVQTDAGLIGLLHADSPFPRWDTLRTWLELDDDPEVREVCQWSRRRLKEGDTQPVEGVRALLVGHTPVVQAKVLGNVWHLDTGGWAAGHFTLMDMASLTLVSPATGAPAMQRPTPSA, encoded by the coding sequence ATGAGCCGGTTCCGGCGGGTAGCCGCCAACAGCAAGGGGCGTGACCTGGCCGTGGGCGATATCCACGGGCATTTTCGGCGCCTTGAGCAATGCCTGGCCGCTGCCGGGTTCGACCCGCGTGTCGACCGCCTGTTCAGCGTCGGTGACCTGGTCGACCGTGGCCCGCAGAGTGAAGAAGCGCTGGCATGGCTGGCCGAGCCGTGGTTTTACGCGGTGCAGGGCAACCACGAGGCATTGGCGGTGACCTGCCTGCGCGGTGGGCGGCTGGATCTGGAGATGTACCGCAGCGCCGGGGGCGGCTGGTTTCTGGATTTGCCCGGGTGGGCGCAGGAACGTTTTGCCGGGCATTTCGCGCAATTGCCGATCGCAATGGAAGTCCAGACCGACGCTGGTTTGATCGGCCTGTTGCACGCCGACAGCCCGTTCCCGCGCTGGGATACCTTGCGCACCTGGCTTGAGCTGGACGATGACCCTGAAGTGCGCGAGGTCTGCCAGTGGTCCAGGCGGCGCCTGAAGGAAGGTGATACCCAACCGGTGGAAGGTGTGCGCGCATTGCTGGTTGGCCACACGCCCGTGGTGCAGGCAAAAGTGTTGGGCAATGTGTGGCACCTGGACACCGGCGGTTGGGCTGCCGGCCATTTCACCCTGATGGACATGGCCTCGCTCACATTGGTCAGCCCGGCAACAGGTGCACCAGCAATGCAACGGCCAACGCCATCAGCATGA
- a CDS encoding LysE family translocator → MEPFLLVALAHFLALLSPGPDFFLIARSSIHAGWRIASGACLGIALANGLFIAMAFAGFTVLREGSTLFIGLQLAGAGYLLYIGQLFLRHAGKSDLAAHTSGRAVSGWWRGLGAGFLSGILNPKNALFYASLASMVASSSAAWKWACGAWMFSIVMLWDLLVAVAIGHPRLLRRFSRVLPWLERATGVMLMALAVALLVHLLPG, encoded by the coding sequence ATGGAACCGTTTCTGCTAGTTGCCCTCGCCCACTTCCTCGCCCTGCTATCGCCTGGCCCGGATTTTTTCCTGATTGCGCGTTCCTCCATCCATGCTGGCTGGCGCATTGCCAGCGGTGCCTGCCTGGGCATCGCCCTGGCCAATGGGCTATTTATTGCGATGGCCTTTGCCGGGTTCACCGTGCTGCGCGAAGGCAGCACCTTGTTCATTGGCTTGCAACTGGCCGGTGCGGGTTACCTGCTTTATATAGGCCAGTTGTTTCTGCGCCATGCCGGCAAATCAGACCTGGCGGCGCACACCTCTGGGCGGGCGGTGAGCGGCTGGTGGCGGGGCCTGGGGGCGGGTTTTCTGTCCGGTATCCTGAACCCCAAGAACGCGCTGTTTTATGCCAGCCTCGCCAGCATGGTGGCCAGCAGCAGCGCGGCCTGGAAATGGGCCTGTGGGGCCTGGATGTTCAGCATCGTAATGCTGTGGGACCTGCTGGTGGCCGTGGCCATCGGTCACCCGCGCCTGTTGCGTCGGTTTTCACGCGTTTTGCCCTGGCTGGAGCGGGCAACGGGCGTCATGCTGATGGCGTTGGCCGTTGCATTGCTGGTGCACCTGTTGCCGGGCTGA
- a CDS encoding AraC family transcriptional regulator yields MTACFDLARPAASSALWRDPALPWVESRRACHSRACYKAHSHPTFSIGAVDAGYSLFTGAGTGQTRLTPGTVVLVPAQRVHACNPDPGQAWSYQMLHIDADWLGQMRLESGLSAAEPDAPARVSQEPALYQQFSALNALLFSTASCAEKEAALVTFLGDHDFCTHPAIPCAPVLGRSALNDLIRYIDAHDPATLDLNTLARQAGLGRYALIRAFRSATGLTPHAYLVNARVNHGRRLLRSGQPLAEVAYQLGFADQSHFQRVFKAHVGVTPGQYRQGALQ; encoded by the coding sequence ATGACAGCATGTTTTGACCTGGCCCGGCCAGCCGCCTCAAGCGCCCTCTGGCGTGACCCGGCCCTGCCCTGGGTCGAGAGCCGCCGCGCCTGCCACAGCCGGGCCTGCTACAAAGCCCACAGCCACCCCACCTTTTCCATCGGTGCCGTGGATGCCGGTTACAGCCTGTTTACCGGCGCCGGCACCGGGCAAACCCGTTTGACCCCGGGCACGGTGGTGCTGGTACCCGCGCAGCGGGTGCACGCGTGCAATCCGGACCCCGGCCAGGCGTGGAGTTATCAGATGTTGCACATCGATGCCGACTGGCTGGGGCAGATGCGCCTGGAGTCAGGCCTGAGCGCCGCCGAACCCGACGCGCCTGCCCGGGTCAGCCAGGAACCTGCGTTGTACCAACAGTTCAGTGCCCTGAACGCGCTGCTGTTTTCCACCGCCAGTTGCGCTGAAAAGGAAGCCGCGCTGGTGACCTTTCTGGGCGATCATGACTTCTGCACGCACCCTGCCATCCCCTGCGCACCTGTGCTGGGCCGCTCGGCACTGAATGATTTGATCCGCTACATCGACGCACACGACCCCGCAACGCTCGATCTGAACACGCTGGCCCGGCAAGCAGGCCTTGGCCGCTACGCCCTGATCCGCGCGTTCCGCAGCGCCACCGGGCTGACCCCGCATGCCTATCTGGTCAACGCCCGGGTCAACCACGGGCGTCGACTGTTGCGCAGTGGCCAGCCCCTTGCGGAGGTTGCCTACCAACTGGGCTTTGCCGATCAAAGCCACTTCCAGCGAGTGTTCAAAGCCCATGTGGGGGTAACGCCAGGGCAATACCGACAAGGCGCGCTGCAATAA
- a CDS encoding LysE family translocator — protein sequence MELSSLLLFIPACFALNMAPGPNNLLSLHNASRYGLRTACVAGGGRIVAFSGMIALAAMGLAVVLHTSEYLFLAIKVVGAAYLFYIAWQLWRAPVGEAVMATEQPRGTWRLARQEFWVAAGNPKAILIFTAFLPQFVSVSSATPVSEQFLGLGVLFLLLEWAAIALYAGLGAYLQRWFSQPGPRRVFNRVSASLLGCAGLGLLAARR from the coding sequence ATGGAGCTGTCCAGCCTGCTGCTATTCATCCCGGCCTGTTTCGCCCTGAACATGGCGCCGGGGCCGAACAACCTGTTGTCGTTGCACAATGCCAGCCGATACGGTTTGCGCACGGCGTGCGTGGCCGGGGGCGGGCGCATCGTGGCATTCAGTGGCATGATCGCCTTGGCAGCGATGGGGCTGGCGGTGGTGCTGCACACCAGTGAATACCTGTTTTTGGCAATCAAGGTGGTGGGGGCGGCCTACCTGTTCTACATCGCCTGGCAACTGTGGCGTGCGCCGGTAGGCGAGGCTGTGATGGCAACCGAACAGCCACGCGGTACCTGGCGGCTGGCGCGTCAGGAGTTCTGGGTGGCGGCGGGTAACCCCAAGGCGATCCTGATTTTCACTGCGTTCCTGCCGCAGTTTGTGTCGGTGAGCAGTGCAACACCGGTCAGCGAGCAGTTCCTTGGGCTGGGCGTTTTGTTCCTGTTGCTGGAATGGGCCGCCATTGCCCTTTACGCCGGCCTTGGCGCCTACCTGCAACGCTGGTTCAGCCAGCCGGGGCCACGCCGGGTGTTCAACCGGGTGAGTGCGTCCTTGCTCGGGTGTGCCGGCCTCGGGTTGCTGGCGGCACGCCGCTAG